One Gossypium raimondii isolate GPD5lz chromosome 3, ASM2569854v1, whole genome shotgun sequence genomic window carries:
- the LOC105796228 gene encoding uncharacterized protein LOC105796228: MRGKAELESKFKKYMSKPMTKAELQSKLRHYMSKPKRALHKARDIYVKSLEGCASKVGHGGVLGCPAAAPQVSRLPKSFNFNYSKPNNEEKFLNFLETMSKKRSMESNLQEQEEAQRQMKDQHGGFNRSYSINVGLARIDEDQPCYFDEEEDDAVFARSRSCTYKRYHY, encoded by the coding sequence ATGAGGGGCAAAGCAGAGTTGGAAAGCAAGTTCAAGAAATACATGTCAAAGCCGATGACCAAAGCAGAGTTACAGAGCAAGCTGAGGCACTACATGTCCAAACCTAAGAGAGCTTTACACAAGGCAAGGGACATTTACGTCAAAAGTTTGGAAGGTTGCGCTAGCAAGGTCGGCCACGGCGGAGTTCTCGGATGCCCCGCCGCCGCACCCCAAGTTTCACGGTTGCCCAAGAGTTTCAACTTCAACTATTCGAAGCCCAACAACGAAGAGAAGTTCTTGAATTTCTTGGAAACCATGTCGAAGAAAAGATCAATGGAGTCGAATTTGCAGGAACAAGAAGAAGCGCAAAGGCAAATGAAAGATCAGCACGGTGGGTTCAACAGAAGTTATAGTATAAACGTTGGCCTAGCCAGGATTGACGAGGATCAACCCTGTTACTtcgatgaagaagaagatgatgctgTGTTTGCTAGAAGCAGAAGCTGTACTTACAAGAGATACCATTATTAG
- the LOC105795164 gene encoding protein SOB FIVE-LIKE 5, whose translation MDDYGLFATECNSGYESGWTNYLDHSFLSANPSSNDFKDSNDRGNKEEVVEEEEEDLSMISDASSGPPPHFFYEINGCFNGDDGHDDDQYHYPLPQVAALDKNGAKQQVPPSCLDDTATSSPLINFSKTYDEVSMESVFDYPLQGFSATHFMGGPAFRDHCGFYQYSPYGNQLQTNQWF comes from the exons atggaTGACTATGGTTTGTTTGCCACAGAATGTAATAGTGGTTATGAATCTGGTTGGACTAATTACTTAGACCACTCTTTCCTGTCTGCAAATCCTTCAAGCAATGATTTCAAAGATAGCAATGATAGAGGTAATAAAGAAGAGGttgttgaagaagaagaagaagacctTTCCATGATTTCTGATGCATCTTCTGGACCTCCACCACATTTCTTCTATGAAATTAATGGCTGCTTCAATGGTGATGATGGTCATGATGATGACCAGTATCATTATCCCTTACCCCAAGTTGCTGCATTGGATAAAAATGGTGCTAAACAACAAGTACCGCCTTCTTGTCTTGATGATACTGCCACCAGCTCTCCTCTTATAAATTTCTCCAAG ACCTATGATGAAGTTTCAATGGAGAGTGTATTTGATTATCCCCTACAGGGATTCTCTGCAACACACTTTATG GGAGGGCCTGCATTCCGTGACCACTGTGGTTTTTATCAGTACTCTCCATATGGAAACCAGCTACAAACTAACCA ATGGTTTTAA